One part of the Sulfolobus tengchongensis genome encodes these proteins:
- a CDS encoding RsmB/NOP family class I SAM-dependent RNA methyltransferase, with translation MKEVYGQYLNEFLEAVKKPNPRLYVRVNTLKTSVERILEKFPYFKRDYDFNEAVYAEVKGPNEIRIYENKVIVDKKTAESVMLGANVYKPGLKSIVINDSKNKMVTVYSENGIPIAEGKYYGINTSLVVEVTNSIYSSPKLADLEELKNGEIYAQGKASMYVAHLLDPQPNETIIDMTAYPGGKLTHIYQLQPKARVIGFDHTEKKVEKLREIVSKMGMKIEVYKADSRYLFEDFNVKDVDKVIIDPPCSALGVRPKLYDKKSKQDILNFHNYQRQFLNSAYKILKKNGVVIYSTCTVTTWENEKIVEDPRFSVEYEVRFHPNVHETTGFFIAKLIKRG, from the coding sequence TTGAAGGAAGTTTATGGTCAGTACTTAAATGAATTCTTAGAGGCGGTTAAGAAACCAAATCCTAGACTGTACGTTAGAGTAAATACTTTAAAAACAAGTGTAGAAAGAATATTAGAAAAATTCCCATATTTCAAGCGAGATTACGATTTTAACGAGGCAGTTTATGCTGAGGTTAAAGGTCCAAATGAAATTAGAATTTATGAAAACAAGGTTATAGTAGATAAAAAGACTGCTGAAAGCGTAATGTTAGGTGCTAACGTGTATAAGCCCGGTTTAAAGAGCATTGTAATTAATGATTCTAAGAATAAGATGGTTACGGTATATAGTGAAAATGGAATACCAATAGCTGAAGGTAAGTATTATGGAATTAATACAAGTTTAGTGGTTGAGGTTACCAATTCTATTTACTCCTCACCTAAATTAGCTGATTTAGAGGAGTTGAAAAATGGTGAAATATATGCTCAAGGTAAAGCGTCAATGTATGTTGCGCATCTATTAGATCCTCAGCCTAATGAGACTATTATAGATATGACAGCTTATCCTGGCGGGAAGCTTACTCATATTTACCAATTACAACCAAAGGCTAGAGTAATTGGTTTCGATCACACTGAAAAGAAAGTCGAGAAACTGAGAGAGATAGTAAGTAAAATGGGGATGAAGATAGAGGTATATAAGGCTGATTCTCGATATCTTTTTGAGGATTTTAACGTTAAAGACGTGGATAAGGTTATAATTGATCCTCCATGCTCAGCATTAGGCGTAAGACCTAAATTATATGATAAGAAAAGTAAACAAGATATACTTAATTTCCATAACTATCAGAGACAATTTTTAAATTCTGCATATAAAATTTTAAAGAAAAATGGTGTTGTAATTTATTCTACCTGCACTGTGACTACTTGGGAAAATGAAAAGATAGTTGAAGATCCAAGGTTTTCAGTAGAATATGAAGTTAGATTTCATCCCAATGTTCATGAAACTACTGGTTTTTTCATAGCTAAGCTAATAAAGAGAGGGTAA
- a CDS encoding DapH/DapD/GlmU-related protein — protein sequence MPIEEYLGKVPKISQRAYIHPTAYVIGDVEIGDLTSIWHYVVIRADNDTIRIGRESNVQENTTIHTDYGYPVEIGDKVTIGHNAVIHGAKISSHVIVGMGAILLNGSQIGEYSIIGAGSVVTQGTVIPPYSIAVGVPAKVIRKLKDDETKLIDENAEEYLKHTRRLLKL from the coding sequence ATGCCCATAGAAGAATATTTGGGTAAAGTTCCAAAAATTTCTCAAAGGGCATACATACATCCTACTGCTTATGTTATAGGTGATGTGGAGATAGGAGATCTGACTAGTATATGGCATTACGTGGTAATTAGAGCGGATAATGACACTATAAGGATTGGCAGGGAATCTAATGTTCAAGAGAATACCACAATTCACACTGATTACGGTTATCCAGTAGAAATAGGAGATAAGGTAACTATTGGCCATAATGCAGTAATTCATGGGGCTAAGATCTCATCTCATGTTATTGTAGGAATGGGAGCTATATTACTTAATGGTTCTCAAATTGGTGAATACTCGATTATAGGAGCTGGGTCTGTAGTTACCCAAGGTACCGTAATTCCGCCTTACAGTATAGCTGTAGGTGTACCTGCAAAGGTCATCAGAAAACTAAAGGATGACGAAACTAAGTTAATAGATGAGAATGCTGAAGAATACTTAAAACACACTAGGAGGTTATTGAAGTTATGA
- a CDS encoding radical SAM protein, whose product MNKDLKAIRWFFVTQILKDPFNPAYATFKVTSRCNLRCTFCSPSYYSGELGEASTERVKKIIDNLRNSSIVVLSFEGGEPTTRPDILELLEYAHDGSFYIMLTTNGYRLKDDNFLSKLGDKIDFLHYSIDEYHWNVKELDNLCRFRQYGLKVNVQTVVTRYNLHKLEEKVRKVKECGYKILAMPAVDYPNSKVKLAPDPYEFYKVLSDLKRKYGSTLNNSWGFINAIIGKVPKRIVSYAITIYPNGDLPYPDDINGEIVGNVAEEPLEKILESRKVKELQQKMLENQAKFEYLHLQTASFNSIRDLASYVSEMLKWRFTGRA is encoded by the coding sequence ATGAATAAGGATTTAAAGGCTATAAGATGGTTTTTCGTTACGCAAATCCTTAAGGATCCTTTTAATCCTGCATACGCTACGTTTAAGGTTACTTCTAGATGTAATCTAAGATGTACCTTCTGCTCTCCCTCTTACTATTCTGGAGAATTAGGTGAAGCAAGTACTGAAAGGGTGAAGAAAATAATAGACAATTTGAGGAATTCTTCAATTGTAGTATTATCGTTTGAAGGTGGTGAACCAACCACCAGACCAGATATTTTGGAGCTTTTAGAATATGCTCATGATGGTTCTTTCTATATTATGTTAACAACTAATGGTTATAGACTTAAGGATGATAATTTCCTCTCTAAGTTAGGAGATAAGATAGATTTCTTGCATTATTCTATAGATGAATATCACTGGAATGTAAAAGAATTGGACAACTTGTGCAGATTTAGACAATATGGTCTTAAGGTTAATGTTCAAACTGTAGTGACTAGATACAATCTGCATAAACTAGAAGAAAAAGTGAGAAAAGTTAAAGAATGTGGGTATAAGATTCTCGCTATGCCTGCAGTAGATTACCCCAATTCTAAAGTTAAATTAGCTCCAGATCCGTACGAATTCTATAAAGTTCTATCTGATCTCAAACGAAAATATGGTTCAACATTAAATAATTCATGGGGCTTTATAAATGCAATAATAGGTAAAGTTCCAAAAAGAATAGTAAGCTACGCTATAACTATATATCCTAATGGCGATTTACCCTATCCAGACGATATAAATGGAGAGATAGTAGGTAATGTTGCTGAAGAGCCTTTAGAAAAAATCCTAGAATCTAGAAAAGTAAAGGAACTACAACAAAAAATGTTAGAGAATCAGGCTAAATTTGAATATCTACACTTGCAAACAGCATCTTTCAATAGTATAAGAGATTTAGCCTCATATGTCAGCGAGATGTTAAAGTGGCGTTTTACTGGAAGGGCATAA
- the xerA gene encoding site-specific tyrosine recombinase/integron integrase, with translation MKLELGSPPESGDLYEAFINALIIAGAGSGTIKLYSSAVKDFLDFIRKDPRKVTSEDLNKWISSLLNRESKIRGDEVERRRAKSVTVRYYIIAVRRFLKWINVPVKPPIPKIKRREVKALDETQVLKILEACKRIKDKLIIRLLVDTGLRANELLSVLVRDVDINNNMIRVRNTKNGEERVVFFTDETKQMLKKYIKGRNPDDKLFNMTYDALYRKLKRLGKRIGIDLRPHILRHTFATLSLKRGMNVITLQKLLGHKDIKTTQMYTHLVLEDLRNEYLKVMSAK, from the coding sequence GTGAAATTGGAATTAGGATCCCCTCCGGAATCTGGAGATTTGTATGAGGCTTTTATAAATGCTCTAATAATAGCAGGGGCTGGTAGTGGAACTATAAAGCTTTATTCTAGTGCAGTAAAGGACTTTTTAGACTTCATAAGGAAGGATCCACGCAAAGTTACTAGTGAGGATCTAAATAAATGGATTTCAAGTTTACTCAATAGAGAAAGTAAGATCCGAGGAGATGAAGTAGAGAGAAGAAGAGCCAAGAGCGTTACAGTTAGGTATTATATAATAGCAGTGAGAAGATTCCTTAAATGGATCAACGTCCCTGTAAAACCACCCATACCTAAAATAAAGAGAAGAGAAGTAAAAGCTCTTGACGAGACTCAAGTCCTGAAAATACTTGAAGCATGCAAAAGAATAAAGGATAAGTTAATCATAAGGTTACTAGTCGACACTGGACTACGAGCAAATGAATTACTTTCAGTATTAGTAAGAGACGTAGACATAAATAATAATATGATTAGAGTAAGAAATACTAAGAATGGAGAGGAGAGAGTGGTCTTCTTCACTGATGAAACTAAACAGATGCTAAAGAAGTACATCAAGGGGAGGAATCCGGATGATAAATTATTTAACATGACATATGATGCGCTTTATAGGAAGTTAAAGAGGCTAGGGAAAAGAATAGGGATAGATCTAAGGCCACACATTCTGAGGCATACATTTGCTACACTATCCCTAAAAAGAGGAATGAACGTAATAACTCTGCAGAAGTTATTAGGTCATAAGGATATCAAAACGACACAAATGTATACGCACCTAGTATTAGAGGACTTAAGAAATGAATATCTCAAGGTAATGTCAGCTAAATAG
- a CDS encoding cob(I)yrinic acid a,c-diamide adenosyltransferase: MAVWYTGTGDKGKTKLPSVGEIWKDDDIINALGDLDELNATLGVVSSFYPQLRETITTIQSDVFTISSEVAGFDLSFNEERIRWLEDQIKEYSKSLPELRNFILPGGHIASSFLHLARTVCRRSERSMVKILKKYKAKETHIKYLNRLSSLLFVLALYVNKQENFKEIIWKR; the protein is encoded by the coding sequence ATGGCTGTTTGGTATACTGGAACTGGAGATAAGGGAAAAACAAAATTACCGTCAGTTGGTGAAATATGGAAAGACGACGATATAATAAATGCTTTAGGAGATCTAGACGAATTAAACGCTACTTTAGGGGTTGTATCCTCGTTTTATCCTCAGCTTCGTGAAACTATCACTACTATTCAATCAGATGTTTTTACAATATCCTCAGAAGTAGCTGGTTTTGATCTAAGTTTTAATGAAGAGAGGATAAGGTGGCTAGAAGACCAAATTAAAGAATACTCTAAATCTTTACCAGAATTACGTAATTTCATACTACCTGGAGGTCATATCGCATCTTCCTTTCTTCATCTAGCAAGGACAGTTTGTAGAAGGAGTGAGAGGAGTATGGTTAAGATATTAAAAAAGTATAAGGCTAAAGAGACTCACATTAAATATCTTAATCGCCTATCTTCATTACTTTTCGTTCTAGCTTTATATGTTAACAAGCAGGAAAACTTTAAGGAAATTATATGGAAACGTTAA
- a CDS encoding ornithine cyclodeaminase family protein — MIGLSSKDLNELLKAEIAVSAVKEAFKLHYQKKILQPQRLVMTIKGNWWGLMPSSTDYSFVTKIVNVIPKNKDKGLPSVQGIVILMSPDTGEPLAIMDGTTLTAIRTAAASILSTEIVMKTRSIGNLGIIGAGTEAYYHAKLSLEYFKIQKLLVSARKSHFELAKSMGGEAVDLDTLLKNSDVIFSTTSSSTPVVLGRYLKDTFHVASIGAHTPDAREIDDETIVKIRSYLVDSLEAVSKESGDYIIPSQKGLLKNKVIKEIGEIIDKGLEVERPSIFKTVGISAEDNITAYVAYQEAIKKGIGINVSI, encoded by the coding sequence ATGATAGGGTTATCGTCAAAGGACCTAAATGAATTGCTTAAGGCAGAGATTGCAGTTAGTGCTGTGAAAGAAGCCTTCAAACTCCATTACCAGAAAAAGATACTCCAACCTCAACGTCTAGTTATGACTATTAAAGGAAATTGGTGGGGTCTAATGCCTTCATCAACTGATTACTCATTCGTAACTAAGATAGTTAACGTTATACCTAAGAATAAGGATAAAGGACTTCCCTCTGTTCAAGGTATTGTAATTTTAATGTCACCCGATACTGGTGAGCCTTTAGCTATAATGGATGGTACTACCCTAACCGCAATAAGGACAGCGGCAGCAAGTATTCTCTCGACAGAAATTGTGATGAAGACTAGAAGTATAGGTAATTTAGGAATAATAGGAGCTGGTACGGAGGCTTACTATCATGCAAAACTTTCCCTTGAGTACTTTAAGATTCAGAAATTGTTAGTCTCAGCAAGAAAGTCACATTTTGAACTGGCTAAAAGTATGGGAGGAGAAGCTGTAGATTTGGATACGTTGCTAAAAAATTCAGACGTAATTTTTTCAACAACATCTTCATCAACTCCAGTCGTGTTAGGAAGATACTTAAAGGATACATTCCATGTGGCTAGTATAGGAGCCCATACTCCAGACGCTAGAGAAATTGATGACGAAACAATAGTTAAAATAAGGAGTTACCTGGTAGATTCCTTAGAAGCCGTATCTAAAGAATCTGGTGATTACATCATCCCTAGCCAGAAGGGATTACTAAAAAATAAGGTCATAAAGGAGATAGGGGAGATAATAGATAAGGGATTAGAGGTTGAGAGACCTTCTATATTTAAAACTGTAGGAATCTCAGCAGAAGACAATATAACTGCATATGTCGCATATCAAGAAGCAATAAAAAAGGGAATTGGAATTAACGTTTCCATATAA
- a CDS encoding NDP-sugar synthase — protein sequence MKAVILAAGKGEGLLPYTEKVQKEAITIVGKPIIAYSVEGLKRAGVKEFVIVVNEKSNQIEEELEKIDVSFEMVRQRRQGIDGAIKDGMEKIDDDLFALAFGDIVAPPEFYKSLMDTYIMTGGPAVVPLIPISEGMQTYGLVKINERLRVVKESSTLALGGAYIIPKGDFSSLLEYIDLLSSQNKLHYFIWSESWVDIGYPEDLLFALEVLLKGKESVISDKAEVSKTAIIGKGVIIEDYAVIEDYAIIKGPAYIGKNVYIGSYSLVRDYSSIEEGSKIGAYCEVAHSLIEPLAEVGSKSYLTYSIVGKRARLGASVITASYPSKSLNRPRFNKLGALISPEETIKHGTVLEVGTKI from the coding sequence ATGAAAGCGGTAATATTAGCAGCGGGAAAAGGAGAAGGATTACTACCTTATACTGAGAAAGTTCAAAAAGAGGCTATTACAATAGTTGGTAAACCCATAATTGCGTATAGCGTTGAGGGTTTAAAGAGGGCGGGAGTTAAAGAATTTGTGATAGTCGTTAACGAGAAGAGTAATCAAATAGAGGAAGAGTTAGAAAAAATTGACGTATCTTTTGAGATGGTAAGGCAAAGAAGGCAAGGAATAGATGGCGCAATAAAAGATGGTATGGAAAAAATCGACGATGATTTGTTCGCTCTTGCGTTTGGAGATATTGTAGCACCTCCGGAATTCTACAAAAGTCTTATGGATACGTATATAATGACTGGCGGACCTGCAGTAGTGCCATTAATACCTATAAGCGAAGGTATGCAAACATATGGTTTAGTTAAAATTAACGAAAGATTAAGAGTAGTTAAGGAAAGTTCAACATTAGCGTTAGGTGGAGCTTATATAATACCAAAAGGTGATTTTAGTTCATTACTAGAATACATTGACTTATTATCAAGCCAGAATAAACTTCATTACTTCATTTGGTCAGAGAGCTGGGTTGATATAGGTTATCCAGAAGATTTATTATTTGCGTTAGAAGTGTTACTAAAGGGAAAGGAGAGCGTAATTTCAGATAAAGCTGAAGTTTCAAAAACTGCGATAATAGGAAAAGGGGTAATAATAGAAGATTACGCAGTGATTGAAGATTATGCTATAATTAAAGGACCAGCATATATAGGTAAAAATGTATATATAGGCTCGTATTCATTAGTTAGAGATTACTCTTCAATAGAAGAAGGTTCAAAAATAGGAGCTTATTGTGAGGTTGCACATTCATTAATCGAACCTCTAGCTGAGGTAGGATCGAAATCTTATTTAACATATTCAATCGTGGGAAAGCGGGCCAGATTAGGAGCTTCAGTTATAACTGCAAGTTATCCATCAAAGTCATTAAATAGGCCAAGATTTAATAAATTAGGCGCTCTAATCTCACCAGAGGAAACAATAAAACACGGTACAGTATTAGAAGTTGGAACAAAAATCTAG
- the glmS gene encoding glutamine--fructose-6-phosphate transaminase (isomerizing) produces the protein MCGIIGIISTRESKRLAELVVSCLNRLEYRGYDSVGVASLSDTVLEVRKAKGTVEEVIKKKNIKEMSGYAFLGHTRWATHGPPTDYNAHPHTDCGNSIAVIHNGTIRNFKELKDELQTLGHKFKSETDTEVIPHLIEEYMKRGMESFQAFKSAIRTIQGSYAVLAIIKGERRIFFAKRDNPLVIGLGDDKTFIASDIPSFLPYTRKVIVIADGEIGYVTPNNVYIEDENGNPVDVISRIKIIDWDASSASKEGYPHFMLKEIHENPIAIKDTISGLLNDIDRVKEIAEEIRNAERIIVTAAGTSYHAGLYFSLLLARRGYTVMPLVASEYHSVRAKKGDIVLAISQSGETLDVKMGIRKFKEEGAKIIALTNVIESDIARESDYKLYMRAGPEIGVAATKTFTSELVSLKFLHSVVERESLDYLEKAHEIVRNVITETEGFAKKIGEELANKNNIYYLGRGLGVPLAMEGALKIKEIAYIHAEAYPAGESKHGPIALIEKGFPVIFINTGELVDELEKNLQEMKARGATTYSINVNERLNFSDNEIVIKSDGRLAEIIIAPIVQLIAYYAAVRRGYDPDKPRNLAKTVTVE, from the coding sequence GTGTGCGGAATAATAGGGATCATATCTACCAGAGAAAGTAAAAGGCTAGCTGAGTTAGTAGTATCATGTCTTAATAGATTAGAGTATAGAGGTTATGATAGTGTTGGCGTTGCCTCATTATCGGATACTGTTTTAGAGGTTAGAAAAGCTAAGGGTACAGTTGAGGAGGTAATCAAAAAGAAAAACATTAAGGAAATGTCAGGTTACGCTTTTTTAGGACATACTAGATGGGCTACACATGGTCCGCCAACTGATTACAATGCCCATCCCCATACAGATTGTGGAAATTCAATAGCGGTAATCCATAATGGAACAATAAGGAACTTTAAGGAATTAAAGGACGAATTACAGACTTTAGGCCATAAATTCAAGAGCGAGACCGATACTGAGGTAATTCCTCATTTAATAGAGGAGTACATGAAAAGGGGTATGGAGTCTTTTCAAGCATTTAAGAGTGCGATTAGAACGATTCAAGGCAGTTATGCAGTGTTAGCTATAATTAAAGGTGAAAGGAGAATTTTCTTCGCCAAGAGAGATAATCCGTTGGTAATAGGATTAGGAGATGATAAGACGTTCATAGCCAGTGATATACCATCCTTCTTACCTTATACTAGAAAGGTTATAGTGATAGCTGATGGAGAAATTGGATATGTTACACCGAATAATGTTTATATAGAGGACGAAAATGGAAATCCAGTAGATGTAATAAGCAGGATAAAGATAATTGACTGGGATGCTTCCTCAGCATCTAAAGAAGGATACCCTCATTTTATGTTAAAGGAAATACACGAAAACCCTATAGCTATAAAGGACACAATTTCTGGATTATTAAACGATATTGATAGAGTTAAGGAGATAGCTGAAGAGATAAGAAATGCTGAGAGGATAATAGTTACCGCTGCTGGTACCAGTTATCATGCTGGTCTTTATTTCTCTTTACTATTGGCAAGAAGAGGATACACCGTTATGCCATTAGTTGCATCTGAGTATCATAGCGTGAGGGCAAAAAAAGGCGACATAGTTTTAGCAATTAGTCAGAGTGGGGAGACTTTAGACGTGAAGATGGGCATTAGGAAATTTAAGGAAGAGGGTGCTAAAATTATAGCCTTAACTAACGTCATTGAAAGTGATATAGCTAGAGAAAGTGACTATAAATTGTATATGAGAGCAGGACCAGAAATAGGCGTAGCTGCAACTAAGACTTTTACGTCAGAATTGGTTTCCCTTAAATTCTTACATTCCGTAGTAGAGAGAGAGAGCTTAGATTATTTAGAGAAAGCTCACGAAATAGTTAGAAATGTAATAACTGAAACAGAGGGATTTGCAAAGAAGATAGGTGAGGAATTGGCAAATAAAAATAACATTTATTATTTAGGAAGAGGGTTAGGAGTGCCATTAGCTATGGAGGGCGCTTTAAAAATAAAAGAAATAGCTTATATTCACGCGGAAGCTTATCCTGCAGGAGAGAGCAAACACGGTCCTATAGCGTTAATTGAAAAGGGATTTCCAGTAATTTTCATTAACACTGGAGAGCTAGTAGATGAGCTAGAAAAGAATTTGCAAGAGATGAAGGCAAGAGGGGCTACAACATATTCCATTAATGTTAACGAGAGACTTAATTTTTCAGATAATGAAATTGTGATCAAATCTGACGGAAGACTTGCTGAAATCATTATAGCTCCAATCGTACAGCTAATAGCCTACTACGCAGCGGTTAGGAGAGGATATGATCCAGATAAACCTAGAAATCTAGCTAAAACTGTTACGGTGGAATAA
- the mvk gene encoding mevalonate kinase: MIIEANVPLKLTLFGEHAVVYDKPAIAMTISESLRVRVSESDKSMIISPSLNIKGVKLDLNEMKIESEEAKKVLKYILEVLNYFGVKKNVKIEIDSTVEPSVGLGTSAAVIVGTVASYSRYLGIELSKDEIAKISHEIELRVQGIASRMDTYTETYGGLIYFPAGGKGFEKIDTNIELTSGYIRRSMSTADILWRVRKLKDSNREIFDHILDVIGKVTDRAKSLIIERNYDELGLLMYVNHGLLFSLGITSPEVDEIVSRAKQLGIRGCKISGGGAGGSIVCIKSTEAEVLLRSYNAKIVNSSLTTEGVTILTR; this comes from the coding sequence ATGATAATAGAGGCTAATGTCCCACTAAAACTTACCTTATTTGGTGAACATGCGGTAGTTTATGATAAGCCCGCAATTGCTATGACTATATCGGAAAGTTTAAGAGTAAGAGTAAGTGAAAGCGACAAATCCATGATAATTTCCCCCTCTCTTAATATTAAAGGAGTAAAATTGGATTTAAACGAGATGAAAATTGAGAGCGAGGAAGCTAAAAAGGTTCTGAAGTACATATTAGAAGTGTTGAATTATTTTGGGGTAAAGAAAAATGTAAAGATAGAGATAGATTCTACAGTGGAACCCTCTGTTGGATTGGGTACAAGTGCTGCTGTAATTGTGGGCACGGTAGCTTCATATTCTAGATATTTGGGGATAGAATTAAGTAAAGATGAGATCGCTAAGATATCTCATGAAATAGAATTAAGAGTCCAAGGAATTGCGAGTAGGATGGATACTTATACTGAAACGTATGGGGGTTTAATTTACTTTCCAGCTGGTGGAAAAGGATTTGAAAAAATTGATACCAACATTGAGTTAACTTCTGGTTACATTAGAAGGAGCATGAGCACTGCCGATATATTGTGGCGCGTAAGAAAGCTTAAGGATTCAAATAGGGAAATCTTCGATCACATATTAGATGTTATCGGCAAAGTAACTGATAGGGCTAAATCGCTAATAATTGAACGAAATTATGATGAACTTGGTCTTTTGATGTACGTTAACCACGGATTGTTATTCTCCTTAGGGATAACTTCACCAGAAGTTGATGAAATTGTATCAAGAGCTAAGCAACTGGGAATAAGGGGATGTAAGATTAGTGGGGGAGGCGCTGGAGGTTCTATTGTATGTATAAAATCTACTGAGGCTGAGGTACTTCTGAGAAGTTATAACGCTAAAATTGTTAACTCATCGTTAACCACTGAAGGTGTAACAATTCTAACTAGATGA
- a CDS encoding threonyl-tRNA synthetase editing domain-containing protein, translating into MIILFIHASDFSFSVKDKAIKEPEEPKLTSIELKNTLVCFTTVEKGDDEEIVNKSINDILDVYNKVKAESVVIYPYAHLSSNLASPELAVKILEEIENLLKDKIKVYRAPFGWYKAFSINCYGHPLSELSRRIRKVEELEKSEELKYCEKFGFPTSPESAFMRRAVIGYLRRTLQPSFETENNENVSEGEMSIVHQYVEGGRTLPCINENPKTLVIFGGVRDLNLPKEINDSKNKIRIWWVTEKNRTYIDIGRLIYHLILDSINKTQPPTLPDWLNPIQVRLLPVKKDFLEFSIKVAEKLSEGGIRVDIDDLDDGLGNKIRRAGTEWIPYVAIIGEREVKTNSLTVKIRAKNEQRSMSVEELIKEIKDEVREKQNLPLYYSKRRK; encoded by the coding sequence ATGATAATACTATTCATTCATGCATCAGACTTTTCGTTTAGCGTAAAGGATAAAGCCATTAAGGAACCAGAAGAGCCTAAACTGACTTCAATAGAACTAAAGAATACGTTAGTATGTTTTACAACTGTAGAAAAGGGTGATGATGAAGAGATCGTGAATAAGTCAATAAATGACATTCTAGATGTTTACAATAAAGTGAAGGCGGAGTCAGTGGTAATTTATCCTTATGCGCACTTATCCTCAAATTTAGCTAGCCCGGAACTTGCTGTGAAAATCTTGGAGGAAATTGAGAACTTGTTAAAGGATAAGATAAAGGTTTATAGAGCACCTTTTGGATGGTACAAGGCTTTTTCCATAAACTGTTATGGTCATCCTTTAAGTGAATTGTCAAGAAGAATTAGAAAAGTTGAGGAATTAGAGAAAAGTGAGGAATTAAAATATTGTGAAAAGTTTGGTTTTCCCACTTCTCCAGAAAGTGCGTTTATGAGAAGGGCTGTAATAGGTTATTTAAGGAGAACGCTTCAACCATCTTTCGAGACTGAGAATAACGAAAATGTGAGTGAGGGTGAAATGAGTATTGTTCATCAGTACGTTGAAGGTGGAAGAACCCTTCCATGTATCAATGAGAATCCAAAAACGTTAGTTATATTCGGTGGTGTTAGAGATCTAAACTTGCCTAAAGAAATTAATGATAGTAAAAATAAGATTAGAATATGGTGGGTTACAGAAAAGAATAGGACTTATATTGATATTGGAAGATTAATTTACCATCTGATTTTAGACTCAATTAATAAAACTCAACCACCTACCTTGCCAGATTGGCTTAACCCAATACAAGTTAGATTGTTACCAGTAAAGAAGGATTTTCTTGAATTTTCAATTAAAGTTGCTGAAAAATTAAGTGAAGGAGGAATAAGGGTCGATATTGATGATCTAGATGACGGATTAGGAAATAAAATAAGAAGAGCAGGAACTGAATGGATACCTTATGTTGCGATTATAGGGGAGAGAGAAGTTAAAACTAATTCTCTAACAGTGAAAATTAGGGCAAAAAATGAACAGAGAAGCATGAGCGTTGAAGAACTGATTAAAGAAATAAAAGATGAAGTGAGAGAAAAGCAAAATCTACCGCTTTACTATTCTAAAAGGCGGAAGTAA